From a region of the Danio aesculapii chromosome 4, fDanAes4.1, whole genome shotgun sequence genome:
- the orc5 gene encoding LOW QUALITY PROTEIN: origin recognition complex subunit 5 (The sequence of the model RefSeq protein was modified relative to this genomic sequence to represent the inferred CDS: inserted 1 base in 1 codon) → MPVTLQCPGYPEDTLRSLAEKLPCRETQVTSLLSLMGQPDHYSYPSVFIYGHRATGKSHVVLTIMKDLELPHASVDCVECVSAGLLFHQVLSAFFGPDAAALLPRCPSLSDFVRLYKQMSSNTPAKQTRYIVLDRAERMRDMDFSLLPALLRLQELANDNVTVXLLSEIVWEKFRPNTGCFEPLLFLFPDYSKVELVQILSKDHHPSYTPELYASYINMFLGVFFSVCRDLRELRHLAMLNFSKFCEPLEKGEAKESDIHKLWKNIEPHLQRAMQTVYLREVSSVQWEQQQMDEKEATALRGLSAHAHIELPYYSKFLLIAAYLASFNPARTDRRFFLKSHGKIKKTNFLKKHEKTSNHLLGPKPFPLDRLLAIFYSVVDSRVAPTASIFSQISSLVTLQLLSQVGHDDQLDSPKYKCAVSLDFILAISRTVSFDVVKYLYDFL, encoded by the exons ATGCCTGTAACTCTGCAGTGTCCCGGTTATCCTGAAGACACACTGCGCTCTCTTGCTGAAAAGCTGCCATGCAGGGAGACACAGGTGACGTCACTGCTGTCACTCATGGGCCAG CCAGATCACTACAGTTATCCATCAGTTTTCATCTATGGCCACAGAGCAACAGGAAAAAGTCATGTGGTGCTCACCATCATGAAGGATCTGGAG cTTCCTCATGCTTCTGTGGACTGTGTGGAGTGTGTGTCTGCTGGACTGCTGTTTCACCAGGTGTTGTCCGCCTTTTTCGGTCCAGATGCTGCAGCTTTGCTTCCTCGTTGCCCGTCTTTGTCAGATTTTGTACGCCTGTACAAACAGATGAGCTCCAACACACCTGCTAAGCAGACACGCTATATA GTTCTGGACCGAGCTGAACGCATGAGAGATATGGATTTCAGTCTGCTTCCTGCACTTCTGCGCCTACAGGaactg GCAAATGATAATGTGACTG TCTTGCTCAGCGAAATTGTATGGGAGAAGTTTCGTCCTAACACTGGCTGCTTTGAACCACTGCTTTTTCTTTTCCCAGATTACAGTAAAG TGGAGCTTGTGCAGATTCTGTCTAAGGATCATCATCCATCCTACACTCCTGAGCTCTATGCCTCCTACATAAACATGTTTCTGGGGGTTTTCTTCTCAGTGTGCAGGGATCTAAGGGAGCTCAGGCACCTG GCTATGCTGAATTTCTCCAAGTTCTGTGAACCTTTGGAGAAAGGAGAAG CCAAAGAGAGTGATATTCACAAGTTATGGAAGAACATCGAGCCCCATCTGCAGAGAGCCATGCAGACAGTTTACCTCCGAGAGGTGTCCAG TGTACAGTGGGAGCAGCAGCAGATGGACGAGAAGGAGGCCACAGCTCTcagag GTTTATCGGCACATGCTCACATAGAGCTGCCATATTACTCCAAGTTTCTGCTGATCGCTGCGTATCTGGCATCCTTTAACCCTGCACGCACAGATCGACGCTTCTTCCTTAAA AGTCATGGAAAAATCAAAAAGACTAATTTCTTGAAGAAACATGAGAAG ACTAGTAACCATCTGTTGGGACCGAAGCCTTTTCCTCTTGACAGACTGTTGGCCATTTTCTACAGTGTGGTTGATAGCAGAGTTGCACCTACAGCCAGTATCTTCTCACAG ATTTCATCTCTAGTCACTCTGCAGCTTCTCTCTCAGGTGGGACATGATGACCAGCTGGACTCACCCAAATACAAATGTGCCGTTTCACTGGACTTCATTCTGGCAATATCCAG AACCGTAAGTTTTGATGTGGTGAAGTATCTGTATGACTTCCTGTAA